In Ruminococcaceae bacterium BL-6, a genomic segment contains:
- the yfmR gene encoding Uncharacterized ABC transporter ATP-binding protein YfmR yields MILLTAEKISKNYGIRPLIDHLSLTVSEGDKIGIIGVNGTGKTTLLKMLVGIEPPDSGEISRSSALRVGYLPQNPVFEKNASVLRQAAKNAVPGQTFQEYEYKSLLTKLGIADFEQNISELSGGQRKRVALAAALASHADLLILDEPTNHIDGETVARLEAYLGRYTGALLMVTHDRYFLERVVNQIAELENGSLTCYPANYSKYLELKAEREAMQSAARRKRQALYRKELEWIRRGARARSTKAKFRVDRFAGLDREPGPEQRQELDLSSLSARLGKKVMEIDGISKSYGGRVLFRDFSYNLMRRDRIGIIGPNGCGKTTLFKILRGLVPPDTGRVEVGETVKIGCFSQENEEMDLSLRVIDYIRNIAEQIQTPDGMLTASQMLERFLFPPEMQYTEIARLSGGERRRLFLLGVLAYAPNVLLLDEPTNDLDIETLTILEDYLSGFPGAVVAISHDRYFMDKIAEHVFAFENGVLNPYLGGYSDYLAKRPEPAGPERAEEKTEKQKARRGLSSGKLKFTYQEQREFEQIDEVVSGLENSLKDIRRQIEDQSSNYAALEELLAEKSRLEAELAEKTDRWVYLNELAEKIENQKRDGSD; encoded by the coding sequence TTGATACTGCTCACCGCTGAAAAGATCAGCAAAAATTACGGAATCCGTCCCCTGATCGACCACCTTTCCCTCACCGTCAGCGAGGGCGACAAGATCGGGATCATCGGCGTCAACGGCACCGGAAAGACCACCCTGCTGAAAATGCTGGTGGGAATCGAGCCGCCGGACAGCGGGGAGATCAGCCGCTCTTCCGCCCTGCGCGTCGGCTATCTGCCGCAGAATCCCGTCTTTGAGAAAAACGCCTCCGTGCTTCGGCAGGCCGCGAAGAATGCCGTGCCGGGCCAGACGTTTCAGGAATACGAATACAAGTCGCTGCTCACAAAGCTCGGCATCGCCGATTTTGAGCAGAACATCAGCGAGCTTTCGGGCGGGCAGCGCAAGCGCGTGGCTCTGGCCGCGGCACTCGCGAGCCATGCCGATCTGCTGATTCTGGACGAGCCGACCAACCACATCGACGGCGAAACGGTCGCCCGGCTCGAAGCTTATCTGGGCCGCTACACGGGTGCCCTTCTGATGGTGACACACGACCGCTATTTCCTCGAACGCGTCGTCAATCAGATCGCGGAGCTGGAAAACGGCTCTTTGACCTGCTACCCCGCAAACTACTCCAAATATCTGGAATTAAAGGCGGAACGCGAGGCGATGCAGTCCGCCGCGCGGCGGAAGCGGCAGGCCCTCTACCGGAAGGAGCTGGAGTGGATCCGCCGCGGCGCGCGCGCCCGCAGCACCAAGGCGAAATTCCGGGTAGACCGCTTCGCCGGGCTCGACCGGGAACCCGGACCGGAGCAGCGGCAGGAGCTTGACCTGAGCTCGCTGAGCGCCCGGCTGGGGAAAAAGGTGATGGAGATCGACGGCATCTCCAAAAGCTACGGCGGCCGCGTGCTGTTTCGGGATTTCAGCTACAACCTGATGCGGCGCGACCGGATCGGCATCATCGGCCCGAACGGATGCGGGAAAACCACCCTGTTCAAAATCCTGCGCGGCCTCGTCCCGCCGGACACCGGCCGGGTAGAGGTCGGGGAAACCGTGAAAATCGGCTGCTTTTCACAGGAAAACGAGGAAATGGACCTTTCCCTGCGGGTCATCGATTATATCCGGAACATCGCCGAGCAGATCCAGACGCCGGACGGGATGCTTACCGCTTCTCAGATGCTGGAACGCTTTTTGTTCCCGCCGGAAATGCAGTACACCGAAATTGCCCGCCTTTCCGGCGGGGAGCGGCGCCGCCTGTTCCTTCTCGGCGTGCTGGCGTACGCGCCGAACGTCCTGCTTCTGGATGAACCGACAAACGACCTTGACATCGAGACCCTGACGATTCTCGAGGACTACCTGTCGGGCTTCCCCGGCGCGGTCGTCGCCATCTCGCACGACCGCTATTTTATGGATAAAATTGCGGAGCACGTTTTCGCATTTGAAAATGGCGTGCTGAACCCCTATCTCGGCGGGTATTCGGATTATCTCGCCAAGCGCCCGGAACCCGCCGGGCCGGAACGGGCGGAAGAAAAGACCGAAAAACAAAAAGCCCGCCGGGGCCTAAGCAGCGGCAAGCTGAAGTTCACCTATCAGGAACAGCGCGAGTTCGAGCAGATCGACGAGGTCGTTTCCGGGCTGGAGAACAGCCTGAAGGACATCCGGCGGCAGATCGAGGACCAATCGAGCAATTACGCCGCGCTGGAAGAGCTTCTGGCGGAAAAGTCGCGCCTGGAGGCGGAGCTTGCGGAAAAAACCGACCGCTGGGTATACCTGAACGAGCTTGCGGAAAAAATAGAGAACCAGAAAAGGGACGGATCAGATTAA
- a CDS encoding Glycosyltransferase has product MKNIKDKLPNDAYLFRTTDDTGMFQHARNAVPDPSEGYTTDDNARALVMAVLLYEAAGKPAYLELAARYLRFLLYARNGAWFRNFMDYDRRFREKKGSPDCFGRCVGALGFTASRKSLPAGIRKTAEDLLVQVLPGCGDLAFVRSKAYAVIGLHCWNGGQAREILGKLASGLRDAYERSSETGWNWFENQITYCNAVLPWAMLDAYEATEEKRYLTIGLESLDFLLDNTFADGIFRPVGCRGWLPKGKAPAEFDQQPVEACGTLLACLKAFELTKKDVYRERAGQCLGWYTGQNVRNVSLIDPDSGGCMDGILPEGLNRNEGAESLVCWITASLAWLRFSGEE; this is encoded by the coding sequence ATGAAGAATATCAAAGACAAGCTGCCGAATGACGCGTACCTGTTCCGCACGACGGACGACACCGGCATGTTCCAGCACGCGAGAAACGCCGTCCCCGACCCGTCGGAGGGATACACCACCGACGACAACGCAAGGGCGCTGGTCATGGCCGTGCTGCTCTATGAAGCGGCCGGAAAGCCCGCCTATCTGGAGCTGGCGGCGCGCTATCTCCGCTTTTTGCTGTATGCCCGAAACGGCGCGTGGTTCCGCAACTTTATGGATTACGACCGCCGGTTCCGCGAGAAAAAAGGCTCGCCGGACTGCTTCGGGCGCTGCGTCGGGGCGCTCGGGTTCACGGCATCCCGGAAAAGCCTGCCGGCCGGGATCCGCAAAACGGCGGAGGACCTGCTCGTTCAGGTTCTCCCCGGCTGCGGCGATCTCGCCTTCGTCCGGTCGAAAGCCTACGCCGTGATCGGGCTTCACTGCTGGAACGGCGGGCAGGCCCGCGAAATTCTCGGAAAGCTCGCATCCGGCCTTCGGGATGCCTATGAGCGCAGCAGTGAAACAGGCTGGAACTGGTTTGAGAACCAAATCACCTACTGCAACGCCGTGCTGCCCTGGGCGATGCTCGACGCCTATGAGGCGACGGAGGAAAAACGTTATCTCACGATCGGCCTCGAAAGCCTCGATTTTCTTCTGGACAACACCTTTGCCGACGGGATCTTCCGCCCGGTGGGCTGCCGGGGCTGGCTCCCAAAAGGGAAAGCGCCCGCAGAGTTCGACCAGCAGCCGGTGGAAGCGTGCGGAACGCTCCTCGCCTGCCTGAAAGCCTTTGAGCTGACCAAAAAGGATGTATACCGGGAGCGCGCCGGGCAGTGTCTCGGCTGGTACACCGGGCAAAACGTCCGGAATGTCTCTCTCATCGACCCGGACAGCGGCGGCTGCATGGACGGCATCCTTCCGGAGGGGCTGAACCGGAACGAGGGCGCGGAAAGCCTGGTCTGCTGGATAACCGCGTCGCTCGCCTGGCTCCGGTTTTCCGGGGAGGAATAG
- a CDS encoding Glycosyl transferase family 1, with product MKSSIVPFLKLAFLSTYPPRECGIATFTQDLVRELKKKKHLKAGVVAISDGKRGYGSDVLFDFPQQDRARYGDTAQRINSSDIQLLVVEHEYGIFGGDSGEYLLDLIGKVRKPIVTTLHTVLPNPCEKQREILKELCRRSERVVTMAPNSRSILADVYGADPAKIEVIHHGVPLFELPPREALKKQFHLENRTVVSTFGLISPGKGLEYGIEAVALAAKKHPEILYLILGQTHPVIRKKFGEAYRTSLEKKVRELGIEDNVRFVNRYLEKEEIARWLKLSDIYMTPYLGRDQAVSGTLAYAVGYGRAIVSTPYLYAKEMLSGGRGLLAGFEDAASLGSCINFLIEHPEERRKMEEKALQLGKTMTWDAVADRYIDTFYRALHDFREKNGEEHEEYQRQAAE from the coding sequence TTGAAATCATCCATCGTACCATTTTTGAAGCTCGCCTTTTTGAGCACCTATCCCCCGCGCGAATGCGGGATCGCCACCTTCACGCAGGACCTCGTCCGGGAGCTGAAGAAGAAAAAGCACCTGAAAGCCGGGGTCGTCGCAATCAGCGACGGGAAACGCGGCTACGGAAGCGACGTGCTGTTCGACTTTCCGCAGCAGGACCGGGCACGCTACGGCGACACGGCGCAGCGGATCAACTCGTCGGACATCCAGCTTCTCGTCGTGGAACACGAATACGGGATTTTCGGCGGCGACAGCGGGGAGTATCTTCTCGACCTGATCGGGAAGGTCAGAAAGCCGATCGTCACGACGCTGCACACCGTGCTGCCAAACCCGTGTGAAAAGCAGCGGGAGATCTTAAAGGAGCTGTGCCGCAGAAGCGAACGGGTCGTGACGATGGCGCCGAATTCCCGCAGCATCCTCGCGGATGTCTACGGGGCCGACCCAGCCAAAATAGAGGTGATCCACCACGGCGTGCCCCTTTTCGAGCTTCCGCCGCGGGAGGCCCTGAAAAAGCAGTTCCATTTGGAAAACAGGACGGTCGTCAGCACCTTCGGGCTGATCAGCCCGGGAAAAGGGCTGGAATACGGCATCGAAGCCGTCGCCCTGGCGGCAAAAAAGCACCCGGAGATTTTGTACCTGATCCTTGGACAGACTCACCCGGTCATCCGGAAAAAGTTCGGGGAAGCCTACCGCACCAGCCTGGAAAAGAAGGTGCGGGAGCTCGGGATCGAAGACAACGTCCGGTTCGTGAACCGGTATCTGGAAAAAGAAGAGATCGCCCGGTGGCTGAAGCTTTCGGACATCTACATGACGCCCTACCTCGGCAGGGACCAGGCGGTCAGCGGGACCCTCGCCTACGCGGTAGGATATGGCAGGGCGATCGTCTCCACGCCGTATCTTTATGCGAAGGAGATGCTCTCAGGCGGACGCGGCCTTCTCGCCGGTTTCGAGGATGCCGCCTCGCTCGGCAGCTGCATCAATTTCCTGATCGAGCACCCGGAGGAACGCCGGAAAATGGAAGAGAAAGCGCTGCAGCTCGGCAAGACGATGACGTGGGACGCCGTCGCGGACCGCTACATCGACACCTTTTACCGGGCGCTGCATGATTTCCGTGAGAAAAATGGAGAAGAGCATGAAGAATATCAAAGACAAGCTGCCGAATGA
- a CDS encoding Nucleotidyltransferase translates to MKALFLVGGQGTRLRPLTDRLPKPMVPVMGKPLLERNLEILKLHGVNEIVLSTCYQPEAIERYFGNGSQFGLTIRYICEETPLGTGGAIRNCADCFDGTFFVFNADILSNINFSEMLRYHRRKKADVTIAVTRVENPSAYGVIEFDENGYAVSFREKPAPHEIVSHFINAGVYIFEPDVLKRIPSGRAVSVEREVFPKLLEKGRRIAVYKGCNYWLDIGTPEKYIQAHRDGFSGKLWLPETNFRERAVYSRLNAGISGTAVLRGPIYLGRNVRIGPEAVVGPRVVIGDGSAVGKKCEISNSILWNGVSVGEESKLSECIATDGVSVKGASQRRHMILTPEASKALRHFPIA, encoded by the coding sequence TTGAAGGCTCTGTTTTTGGTGGGCGGGCAGGGAACTCGGCTCCGCCCGCTGACGGACCGGCTTCCGAAGCCGATGGTTCCGGTGATGGGCAAGCCCCTGCTGGAACGGAATCTGGAAATTCTGAAGCTGCACGGCGTAAACGAAATCGTGCTGAGCACCTGTTACCAGCCGGAAGCCATCGAGCGGTATTTCGGGAACGGGTCGCAGTTCGGCCTGACCATCCGTTACATCTGCGAGGAGACCCCGCTCGGGACGGGCGGCGCGATCAGGAACTGCGCCGACTGCTTCGACGGCACGTTCTTTGTTTTCAACGCCGACATTCTGAGCAACATCAATTTCAGCGAAATGCTCCGCTACCACAGGCGCAAAAAAGCGGATGTCACCATCGCCGTGACGCGGGTCGAAAACCCCTCCGCCTACGGCGTGATCGAATTCGACGAAAACGGATACGCCGTGTCGTTCCGTGAAAAGCCGGCCCCGCATGAGATCGTCTCACATTTCATCAACGCCGGCGTATATATTTTTGAACCGGACGTCCTGAAACGGATCCCGTCAGGCCGGGCGGTCTCGGTGGAGCGGGAGGTTTTCCCGAAGCTGCTGGAAAAGGGCCGGAGGATCGCCGTCTATAAGGGCTGCAATTACTGGCTGGACATCGGGACGCCTGAAAAATACATTCAGGCCCACCGCGACGGTTTTTCCGGAAAGCTGTGGCTGCCCGAAACGAATTTCCGCGAGCGCGCGGTGTACAGCCGGCTGAACGCCGGAATCAGCGGAACGGCCGTGCTGCGCGGCCCGATCTACCTCGGCAGGAACGTGCGGATCGGGCCGGAGGCCGTCGTCGGCCCCCGCGTGGTGATCGGAGACGGCAGCGCGGTCGGGAAGAAATGCGAGATCAGCAACAGCATCCTCTGGAACGGCGTCTCCGTCGGGGAGGAATCGAAGCTGTCGGAGTGCATCGCGACCGACGGCGTCTCCGTAAAAGGCGCGTCGCAGCGGAGGCATATGATCCTCACGCCTGAGGCATCGAAGGCCCTTCGGCACTTCCCCATCGCGTAA
- a CDS encoding Glycosidase: MNHFETRLKAGDNTFKELFRRYPYNPILMAKDWPYPVNVVLNPAATMFRGKVLLLARVEDRRGFSHLTKAVSDDGISNWTIDRFPTLESDPDHPEEAWGIEDPRITYMEELGKYAVTYTAYSQSGAVVSLALTEDFENFDRVGPIMPPEDKDATIFPCRFGDRWMLIHRPISHGADIWISSSDNLRYWGEHQILINSRGGSWWDGSKVGVCAQPLETPEGWLILYHGVRQTASGATYRLGLALLDHDNPLKVLHRSDEWVFGPQEVYEKEGDVQDVVFPCGWVLDKGTGRIKMYYGAADTCIALATASLDEILDYIRNCPQP, translated from the coding sequence ATGAATCACTTTGAGACGCGGCTGAAGGCCGGCGACAACACCTTCAAGGAGCTTTTCCGGCGCTACCCGTACAACCCGATCCTGATGGCCAAGGACTGGCCTTACCCGGTGAACGTGGTGCTCAACCCCGCCGCCACGATGTTCCGGGGGAAGGTGCTGCTGCTCGCCCGCGTGGAGGACCGGCGCGGCTTCTCGCACCTGACGAAGGCGGTGAGCGACGACGGCATCAGCAACTGGACGATCGACCGGTTCCCAACGCTGGAATCCGACCCCGATCATCCGGAAGAGGCCTGGGGAATCGAGGACCCGCGCATCACCTATATGGAAGAGCTGGGAAAATACGCGGTGACCTATACGGCCTACTCGCAGTCCGGCGCGGTGGTCAGCCTGGCGCTGACCGAAGATTTCGAAAACTTCGACCGGGTCGGCCCGATCATGCCGCCCGAGGACAAGGACGCGACGATCTTCCCCTGCAGGTTCGGCGACAGATGGATGCTGATCCACCGGCCGATCTCGCACGGGGCGGACATCTGGATCTCCAGCTCGGACAACCTGCGGTACTGGGGCGAGCACCAGATCCTGATCAATTCGCGCGGCGGAAGCTGGTGGGACGGCAGCAAGGTGGGCGTCTGCGCCCAGCCCTTGGAAACGCCGGAAGGCTGGCTGATCCTGTATCACGGCGTCCGTCAGACCGCATCCGGGGCGACTTATCGGCTCGGTCTTGCGCTGCTGGACCATGACAATCCCCTGAAAGTCCTCCACCGCAGCGACGAATGGGTGTTCGGCCCGCAGGAAGTCTATGAAAAGGAGGGCGATGTTCAGGATGTCGTATTCCCCTGCGGCTGGGTGCTGGACAAGGGAACCGGCCGCATCAAGATGTACTACGGCGCCGCGGACACCTGCATCGCCCTTGCAACCGCTTCCCTGGACGAAATTCTGGATTACATACGCAATTGCCCCCAGCCCTAG
- a CDS encoding Mannose-6-phosphate isomerase, translating into MLYPLKLKPVFKPKPWGGRTLKTRFHKKIPDGKIGESWELCCRNDGMSVVAAGKLQGKTLKELIGAYREKLVGTRVYEKYGSDFPLFFKILDAAGRLSVQVHPDDACARRSGLPHGKDEMWYVIGTKGNASLIYGLKGGTSKEQLNRAIDHHRILPLLNEVAVKPGDFFSIPAGTVHAILGGILIAEIQQNCNTTYRLYDWDRTDQNGKKRELHIPQALEAIHFGGETPQAPFPAAAKTKGGAVVRPGPKVKEFRVDEVRLDGSVENRSDPESFQVVMDLDGNGNIQYGSACDGLDAGDTVLIPSCLGKYSVSGGAKLLYTHIEQ; encoded by the coding sequence ATGCTGTATCCGCTGAAACTGAAACCGGTTTTTAAACCGAAGCCATGGGGCGGAAGAACCCTGAAAACCCGTTTTCACAAGAAGATCCCCGACGGGAAGATCGGCGAGAGCTGGGAGCTCTGCTGCCGAAACGACGGAATGAGCGTGGTCGCGGCAGGAAAGCTTCAGGGGAAAACCCTGAAAGAGCTGATCGGGGCGTACCGGGAGAAGCTCGTCGGAACCAGGGTTTATGAAAAATACGGCAGTGATTTCCCGCTGTTCTTCAAGATCCTCGACGCGGCCGGCCGGCTTTCGGTCCAGGTCCACCCGGACGACGCCTGCGCCCGCCGGAGCGGCCTGCCCCACGGCAAGGACGAAATGTGGTATGTGATCGGCACAAAGGGAAACGCAAGCCTGATTTACGGATTGAAAGGCGGCACTTCGAAAGAGCAGCTGAACAGAGCAATCGATCATCACCGGATTTTACCGCTGCTGAATGAAGTGGCCGTAAAGCCCGGTGATTTTTTTTCCATCCCGGCGGGCACCGTCCACGCCATTCTGGGCGGCATCCTGATCGCGGAGATCCAGCAGAACTGCAACACGACCTACCGGCTTTACGATTGGGACCGGACGGACCAAAACGGGAAAAAGCGCGAGCTGCATATCCCGCAGGCGCTGGAAGCGATCCACTTCGGCGGGGAGACCCCACAGGCGCCGTTCCCGGCCGCCGCAAAAACGAAGGGCGGGGCCGTCGTCAGGCCTGGCCCGAAAGTCAAGGAGTTCCGCGTGGATGAAGTCCGGCTGGACGGCTCCGTCGAAAACCGGTCCGACCCGGAAAGCTTTCAGGTGGTGATGGATCTTGACGGGAACGGGAACATCCAATACGGCTCCGCGTGCGACGGCCTGGATGCGGGCGACACCGTCCTGATCCCGTCATGCCTTGGAAAATACTCCGTCAGCGGCGGCGCGAAGCTGCTTTACACCCATATCGAACAATAA
- a CDS encoding O-antigen ligase, whose translation MSQKKKQASAKRAEPEKNTAPAAGKAPGTEKNRLFFPVLLALTLVPLLVHLVIVSVDPNEAAQVGTAAYGDFFSRAKAFVLLLIGIAMLVLGIVFRRRFPKKRGRVLNTYLIAGGIFALFTLLSAAFSGYASIAFWGAHDRAEGAVTILCYLVLLFYSVYAYHTERDSRNIVIALGIVASVCAFLGVFQFFGHDLLFTDFGKALTTAPWDRDKVTDMYSLSQSGRLYGTFFHRDYMGSFAGIVLPMFLALACFAKSLRSRIALWGMTLLSLWLLLGSTSRAGLVGVFAALVFCAVFFGKKIVRHWKISAGCAAAVLVAFIGLNAASGDIYTRSRIPSLFSDIAGIFQTSGGADYLSQLPVKDVSAQGNTAVVVTQKNDVLKATLNDHSMSLKDQNGQKISVETKDGNSAIADERFKQFNFKLVKMGLNKDSKGIALFIDGQPQFFFRIGSDQTLHLTNAAGTKDIDSLKTPPSFGFQGKERLGSARGYIWSRTLPMLPGHLLLGAGPDTFVLNFPQDDLLGKYWAYGTTNMIVDKPHNLYLQIMTGEGGVALLAFLLIVLLYVIDSIRLYALKKEYRQSQVFGAAACFGVVGYLFAGLFNDSVVSVAPVFWIVLGVGIAVNFQNRRELSGQNGS comes from the coding sequence ATGTCGCAGAAAAAAAAGCAGGCCTCCGCAAAACGGGCCGAGCCTGAAAAAAATACCGCTCCCGCCGCCGGAAAAGCCCCCGGCACGGAGAAGAACCGGCTGTTCTTTCCCGTCCTGCTGGCGCTGACCCTGGTTCCGCTCCTCGTCCACCTGGTGATCGTTTCCGTCGACCCCAACGAGGCCGCGCAGGTCGGCACCGCGGCTTACGGCGATTTCTTTTCCCGGGCGAAGGCGTTCGTCCTTCTGCTGATCGGGATCGCGATGCTCGTCCTGGGGATCGTGTTCCGCAGGAGATTTCCGAAAAAGCGCGGCCGTGTGCTGAATACATACCTGATCGCGGGCGGAATTTTCGCGCTGTTCACCCTGCTTTCCGCCGCGTTTTCCGGGTATGCCTCCATCGCCTTCTGGGGCGCCCACGACCGCGCGGAGGGCGCGGTCACGATCCTGTGCTACCTCGTCCTGCTGTTCTACTCCGTCTATGCGTACCACACGGAACGGGATTCCAGAAATATCGTGATCGCCCTGGGGATCGTCGCCTCCGTCTGCGCGTTCCTCGGCGTTTTCCAGTTTTTCGGTCATGACCTGCTCTTTACCGATTTCGGCAAAGCGCTGACGACCGCCCCCTGGGACCGGGACAAGGTCACGGACATGTATTCCCTCTCCCAGTCCGGCAGGCTGTACGGAACCTTCTTCCACCGGGATTATATGGGCAGCTTCGCTGGGATCGTCCTCCCGATGTTCCTGGCGCTTGCCTGCTTCGCGAAATCCCTGCGCTCCAGAATCGCGCTGTGGGGCATGACGCTGCTTTCCCTCTGGCTCCTTCTGGGCAGCACCTCCCGCGCGGGGCTCGTCGGCGTATTCGCCGCGCTTGTTTTCTGCGCCGTCTTCTTCGGGAAAAAGATCGTGCGCCACTGGAAAATCTCCGCCGGCTGCGCCGCCGCCGTTCTGGTTGCCTTCATCGGCCTGAACGCCGCGAGCGGGGACATTTATACCCGCTCGCGGATCCCCAGCCTGTTTTCAGATATCGCCGGCATTTTTCAAACCAGCGGCGGCGCCGACTACCTTTCCCAGCTCCCTGTGAAGGATGTTTCCGCACAGGGCAATACCGCCGTGGTCGTCACGCAGAAAAACGACGTGCTGAAGGCCACGCTCAACGACCACTCCATGTCGCTGAAGGACCAGAACGGACAGAAAATATCCGTCGAGACAAAGGACGGAAACAGCGCCATCGCGGACGAGCGTTTCAAGCAGTTCAACTTCAAGCTCGTGAAGATGGGACTGAACAAGGATTCCAAGGGGATCGCTCTCTTTATCGACGGGCAGCCCCAGTTTTTCTTCCGGATCGGGTCGGACCAGACCCTCCATCTTACGAACGCCGCCGGGACAAAGGACATCGATTCGCTGAAAACGCCTCCGAGCTTCGGCTTTCAGGGAAAGGAGCGTCTCGGCTCCGCGCGCGGCTATATCTGGTCGCGGACCCTCCCGATGCTCCCCGGGCACCTGCTGCTCGGCGCCGGGCCGGACACCTTCGTTCTGAACTTCCCACAGGATGACCTCCTCGGAAAATACTGGGCGTACGGCACCACGAACATGATCGTGGACAAACCGCACAACCTCTATCTGCAGATCATGACGGGCGAGGGCGGCGTCGCGCTGCTCGCGTTCCTGCTGATCGTCCTCCTGTATGTGATCGACAGCATCCGGCTTTACGCGCTGAAAAAAGAGTACCGGCAAAGCCAGGTGTTCGGTGCGGCGGCCTGCTTCGGCGTGGTGGGCTACCTGTTCGCGGGGCTGTTCAACGATTCCGTCGTCAGCGTCGCGCCCGTCTTCTGGATCGTCCTAGGCGTCGGCATCGCGGTGAATTTCCAGAACCGAAGGGAGCTTTCCGGACAAAACGGTTCCTGA
- a CDS encoding Undecaprenyl-phosphate glucose phosphotransferase: MLSTGTANQIIFIGESIMIKENQRILNAILAIADAAICFGSMMLAFFLHFANYQGVYLGINYYIELQKYIIPAYFLLYHYFNLHDSFRHKSLISEVGKIIQSNFIGVVFIFTLVFFLKEVHVSRMVILIFGLINTTLSSCSRLALRKLLRRMRAKGYNLKHLLLVGWNEVSAEFYDRVTANRSLGYEFAGYLNRGEGDTSGRKIRYAGAFNTLPSLLENKGIDEVIISLDWNEFSELGSLIEACEKAGVKSNLLPFYTKYLPTKPYIDEVEGMPLINIRKVPLDNVLNSFCKRLFDIAVSAAALIVFSPVLLIAAVGVKASSPGPVIYQQERIGRNKRSFQMYKFRSMKIENDGSDMTTWGTRDDDRRTKFGSLIRKCSIDELPQLVNVLKGDMSLVGPRPERPFFVDKFKEEIPLYMLKHLVRPGITGWAQVNGWRGDTSIKERIKCDIYYIENWTFLLDLKILFLTIFKGVINQSEEV, encoded by the coding sequence ATGCTCTCAACTGGAACTGCTAATCAGATTATTTTTATTGGGGAATCGATCATGATTAAGGAAAATCAAAGGATTCTGAACGCGATCCTTGCGATTGCCGACGCGGCAATCTGCTTTGGGTCGATGATGCTGGCTTTCTTTCTGCATTTTGCCAACTATCAGGGCGTTTACCTCGGGATCAATTACTACATAGAGCTGCAGAAATACATCATTCCGGCTTATTTTCTCCTGTACCATTATTTTAACCTTCACGATTCGTTCCGGCATAAATCCCTGATTTCCGAGGTCGGAAAAATCATCCAGTCGAACTTTATCGGCGTCGTCTTTATCTTTACGCTTGTTTTCTTTCTGAAAGAAGTCCACGTCTCCCGGATGGTCATCCTGATATTCGGGCTGATCAATACCACCCTTTCCTCCTGCAGCCGGCTGGCGCTGAGGAAGCTGCTCCGCCGGATGCGGGCCAAGGGCTACAACCTGAAGCACCTTCTGCTGGTCGGCTGGAACGAGGTTTCGGCTGAGTTCTACGACAGGGTGACGGCCAACCGCAGCCTGGGCTATGAGTTCGCGGGGTACCTCAACCGCGGCGAAGGGGATACGTCCGGCAGAAAAATCCGGTATGCCGGCGCTTTCAACACCCTGCCGTCCCTTTTGGAAAACAAAGGGATCGACGAAGTCATCATATCGCTGGACTGGAACGAATTTTCGGAGCTGGGCAGCCTCATCGAAGCCTGTGAAAAAGCGGGGGTGAAATCCAACCTTCTCCCGTTCTACACCAAATATCTTCCCACCAAGCCGTATATCGACGAGGTGGAGGGGATGCCCCTGATCAATATCCGCAAGGTCCCGCTCGACAATGTGCTGAACAGCTTCTGCAAACGCCTTTTCGACATCGCCGTTTCGGCTGCGGCGCTGATCGTGTTTTCTCCCGTCCTGCTGATTGCGGCGGTCGGGGTGAAGGCTTCGTCGCCGGGCCCGGTCATTTATCAGCAGGAGCGGATCGGAAGGAACAAGCGATCGTTTCAGATGTATAAATTCCGTTCGATGAAGATAGAGAACGACGGCTCCGACATGACAACATGGGGCACCAGGGATGACGACCGCCGGACAAAATTCGGTTCTCTGATCCGGAAGTGCAGCATCGACGAGCTGCCGCAGCTGGTCAACGTCCTGAAAGGGGACATGAGCCTGGTCGGCCCCCGCCCGGAGCGGCCCTTTTTCGTGGACAAGTTCAAAGAGGAGATCCCGCTCTACATGCTGAAGCACCTGGTCCGGCCCGGCATCACCGGCTGGGCGCAGGTGAACGGGTGGCGCGGGGACACCTCGATCAAGGAGCGGATCAAGTGCGATATCTACTACATCGAAAACTGGACGTTCCTTCTGGATCTCAAGATCCTTTTCCTGACGATTTTCAAGGGCGTCATCAATCAAAGCGAGGAAGTTTAG